A single region of the Thunnus maccoyii chromosome 10, fThuMac1.1, whole genome shotgun sequence genome encodes:
- the LOC121905499 gene encoding uncharacterized protein LOC121905499 isoform X10, which produces MVLIWAFFAVIFLASYTANLAAFMIQEEYIDTVSGLSDKKFQHPEEQYPPLKFGTVPNGSTEKNIRSNYPDMHQYMGKYNQRGVEDAILNLKTGKLDAFIYDAAVLNYMARKDEGCKVMTIGSGKVFATTGYGIALHKNSRWKRPLDLALLQLVGDDEIEMLERLWLSGICHNDKIEVMSSKLDIDNMAGVFYMLLVAMGLSLLVFAWEHLVYWKLRHCMATSSGKLDFLLAISRGMYSCCSFEDETAPGGAKSLPTHHHTAMVTVPSQPHVVSTSMTNPVIAMAQQQQQPQQQQPQPVYKTPLPGSPPTVVHSGTALGPSNTPIAGAPLPCSTFLPRPDRRLAVVDRWRLPKSATATNPMAVRGAITDMGPFGQKVPPNWASTAGGGGGLDGYKRYYGPIDPEGLGPCMEQQAGSQTPKTMPRGHPQPPPASVAFYSEKGMDHGVGKRVVGGGSGGQGKGAVKPLGTPRLPPKSQAPLPPTPPLPHPSPPLPSSFWRKRRPKKPKEPGGPLYENILPLGRRGGARDGVREGGGRRARPLSPPLSLPVPVPLSPSYTPPSPSASLHYTSSSSSSTTSSTSTSSSASSSRSTSPTYSYSSSRSTRDRTGGIDGEDDDDDEELTEESSLLLGRGRERERSIIRPRSLSHGRLPPPIPPRKPRTSWGDRERERERERGGSQLSQLQEWWASWSERERSGVGGDAERQKREKKRRKEKEKEKKKKKKNKKRKKREERERERERERKRRKVKKKKKKALKTKKRKKSTGGKRSEPEEGDVEPEREGEAEGEREEGMQDYSSFSTQYRSTFGEKGRDSWEGERERVRREGGEEGNDREEEDSSRSRERRPKSSRPHSRHRTPSKRYPNLNKLPASVKFWVNGRGDDSNTPPTSLHPLLPSYKRRRSGGMDRDDSGRVGERRPLLMHYEKEKAQTREGLSFHEWDSEDDEDDDDEDEDERERVRERVEERGRRAGRGAVSESERDRARPEDSYSDEGSSGEFGRFERYWEGGAGGSSTGIGGIGGGGWFFGTYPSREKGGSINSRDDSLLGTRAEGWIGTDFWGSGPGVGWGSGGGSGGLGSHWPPPPAAFPPPRRYWSMDKIPVKGEKKWKGEGGKSKGRARDRGEETGRATMCSCSLYPQPHPYPHPHSRSHASHSKRGTTALSHSQEELLPHCHSFSGGSRPKSLPPKPDPSQAKSGSQSNLSLSTQPTDHPPLPSPSPPQQPSMSPTSLPMPIPPPPSSSSVSPPAGVGMASQGQAQASASAKLQYQRLRSVPQPRRFYSPHLPLKAKSLCSRRGSAHFSSLESEV; this is translated from the exons ATGGTGCTGATCTGGGCCTTCTTTGCCGTCATCTTCCTGGCCTCATATACAGCTAACCTGGCTGCCTTCATGATCCAGGAGGAGTACATTGACACAGTGTCAGGCCTCTCGGACAAGAAG TTTCAGCATCCCGAGGAGCAGTACCCACCTCTGAAGTTTGGCACGGTGCCCAACGggagcacagaaaaaaacatccgCTCCAACTACCCAGACATGCACCAGTACATGGGCAAATACAACCAGAGAGGAGTGGAGGACGCCATATTGAACCTCAAGACCGG GAAACTGGATGCTTTTATTTATGATGCTGCAGTATTGAACTATATGGCCAGGAAGGACGAAGGTTGTAAG GTGATGACCATAGGCTCGGGGAAGGTTTTTGCCACCACAGGCTACGGTATCGCCCTGCACAAAAACTCACGCTGGAAACGTCCTCTTGACCTGGCCCTGCTGCAGCTGGTGGGAGATG ATGAGATTGAGATGCTGGAGCGCCTCTGGCTATCAGGTATCTGCCATAATGACAAAATTGAGGTGATGAGCAGTAAACTAGATATTGACAACATGGCCGGGGTCTTCTACATGCTGCTGGTGGCTATGGGCCTCAGTCTGCTGGTGTTTGCTTGGGAACACTTGGTCTACTGGAAGCTGCGCCACTGCATGGCCACCAGCTCTGGAAAATTGGACTTTCTCCTGGCAATCAGTAGG GGCATGTATAGCTGCTGTAGCTTTGAGGATGAAACAGCACCAGGTGGAGCTAAATCTTTGCCTACTCATCACCACACTGCGATGGTTACAGTCCCTTCCCAGCCACATGTTGTCTCAACGTCTATGACAAACCCAGTCATTGCCATGgcgcaacagcagcaacaaccgCAACAACAGCAACCACAGCCCGTCTACAAAACACCTCTACCGGGTTCTCCTCCCACTGTGGTGCATTCCGGCACAGCACTGGGTCCGTCTAACACCCCCATTGCTGGTGCACCCCTCCCTTGCTCCACCTTCCTGCCCCGGCCAGACCGCAGACTGGCTGTGGTGGATCGCTGGAGGCTGCCCAAATCTGCTACAGCCACCAACCCTATGGCTGTAAGGGGGGCCATCACTGACATGGGACCCTTTGGTCAGAAAGTCCCACCAAACTGGGCTTCAACTGCTGGAGGGGGTGGGGGACTTGATGGCTATAAGAGATACTATGGTCCCATTGACCCTGAGGGACTGGGGCCCTGCATGGAGCAGCAGGCAGGGTCCCAGACCCCCAAGACTATGCCCAGGGGCCACCCCCAGCCCCCTCCAGCCAGTGTGGCCTTCTACTCAGAGAAGGGCATGGACCACGGGGTGGGGAAGAGGGTGGTGGGAGGTGGCAGCGGAGGTCAGGGGAAAGGGGCCGTTAAACCTCTGGGAACTCCCAGACTGCCTCCTAAGAGTCAGGCCCCTCTGCCTCCTACACCCCCGCTGCCAcacccctctccccctctcccctcaTCCTTCTGGAGGAAACGCAGGCCCAAGAAGCCCAAAGAGCCCGGAGGGCCGCTGTACGAGAACATTCTGCCCCTGGGGCGGAGGGGAGGAGCACGTGAtggagtgagggagggaggagggaggagggcaCGCCCCCTCTCTCCCCCACTCTCACTTCCTGTGCCAGTACCCCTCAGCCCCTCCTATACCCCCCCTTCTCCCTCCGCATCCTTGCACTATACTTCCTCGTCCTCTTCGTCGACCACCTCATCCACATCCACGTCGTCATCTGCCTCATCTTCTCGCTCCACCTCTCCAACTTACTCTTACAGCTCTTCCAGGAGCACACGAGACAGGACTGGAGGAATAGAtggtgaggatgatgatgatgatgaggagctgACAGAAGAGTCAAGCCTCCTCCttgggagggggagggagagggaacGCTCAATCATCAGGCCTCGTTCCCTCAGCCACGGGCGCCTGCCGCCACCCATACCCCCCAGGAAACCACGCACATCCTGGGGTGACAGAGAAAGGGAacgggagagggagagaggggggagccAACTGTCTCAACTTCAAGAGTGGTGGGCAAGctggagtgagagagaaaggagtGGAGTGGGTGGAGATGCTGAGAggcaaaaaagggaaaagaagaggaggaaagagaaggaaaaagagaagaagaaaaagaaaaagaataaaaagaggaaaaagagggaagaaagggaaagagagcgagagagagaaaggaagaggcGAAAggtgaaaaagaagaagaagaaggcactgaagacaaagaaaaggaagaaatcGACTGGGGGAAAACGTTCTGAGCCAGAGGAGGGAGATGTAGAGCCAGAAAGGgaaggagaggcagagggagagagagaagaaggaatGCAAGACTACTCTTCCTTTTCTACTCAGTATCGGAGCACATTTGGAGAGAAGGGACGGGATTCgtgggaaggagagagggagagagtcaggagagagggaggagaggagggcaaTGACAGGGAAGAGGAGGATAGCAGCAGAAGCAGGGAAAGGCGTCCCAAATCTTCACGCCCGCATTCCAGACATCGTACCCCCAGTAAGCGCTACCCTAACCTCAACAAACTCCCTGCATCAGTCAAATTTTGGGTGAATGGAAGAGGAGATGACTCTAATACTCCTCCAACATCCCTCCACCCACTCCTTCCTTCCTATAAGCGGCGAAGAAGTGGAGGGATGGACAGGGATGACAGTGGTAGAGTCGGAGAGCGGCGTCCTTTGTTAATGCAttatgaaaaagagaaagcacAGACAAGAGAAGGGCTGTCCTTCCATGAGTGGGACtctgaggatgatgaggatgatgatgatgaggatgaggacgagagggaaagagtgagggagagggtggaggagaggggaaggagggcAGGTAGGGGGGCAGTGTCTGAATCAGAGAGGGACAGGGCAAGGCCAGAGGACAGTTACTCAGATGAGGGCTCGTCAGGAGAGTTTGGCCGCTTTGAAAGGTACTGGGAAGGAGGTGCAGGGGGAAGCAGTACTGGAATAGGGGGCATAGGCGGAGGAGGGTGGTTCTTTGGTACTTACCCCTCCAGAGAGAAAGGGGGCAGTATCAACAGTCGAGATGATTCCTTACTAGGAACAAGGGCAGAGGGCTGGATTGGTACTGATTTCTGGGGTTCAGGGCCAGGTGTAGGTTGGGGATCAGGAGGAGGGAGCGGGGGGCTGGGCTCACATTGGCCGCCACCTCCGGCAGCCTTCCCTCCACCTAGAAGATACTGGTCTATGGACAAGATCCCtgtgaaaggagagaaaaagtggAAGGGTGAAGGAGGGAAGAGCAAGGGGAGAGCTAGGGACAGAGGGGAGGAGACAGGACGGGCCACCATGTGTTCCTGTAGCCTTTACCCCCAACCTCATCCTTACCCACATCCCCACAGCCGCTCGCATGCCTCCCACTCCAAGAGAGGAACAACTGCGCTTTCGCATAGCCAGGAAGAGCTTCTCCCCCACTGCCACAGCTTCAGTGGGGGCTCTCGTCCCAAGTCTCTGCCTCCCAAACCAGATCCCAGTCAGGCCAAATCAGGCAGCCAATCTAACCTCAGCCTCAGCACACAGCCCACAGACCATCCACCTCTGCCCTCACCGTCGCCACCCCAGCAGCCGTCCATGTCTCCCACTTCCCTCCCAATGCCCATCCCACCTCCGCCGTCCTCATCCTCCGTCTCACCACCAGCAGGGGTAGGGATGGCCAGCCAGGGTCAGGCTCAGGCTTCGGCCAGTGCCAAACTCCAGTATCAGAGACTGCGCTCTGTGCCACAGCCACGGAGGTTCTATTCCCCTCACCTGCCACTCAAAGCCAAGAGTCTGTGCTCACGCCGAGGGTCGGCCCACTTCTCCAGCCTGGAGAGTGAGGTATGa
- the LOC121905499 gene encoding uncharacterized protein LOC121905499 isoform X9, with protein MAIGSLTINEERSEVVDFSVPFVETGISVMVSRSNGTVSPSAFLEPYSPAVWVMMFVMCLTVVAVTVFIFEFFSPVGYNRSLQTGKKAGGSTFTIGKSVWLLWAIVFNNSVPVENPRGTTSKIMVLIWAFFAVIFLASYTANLAAFMIQEEYIDTVSGLSDKKFQHPEEQYPPLKFGTVPNGSTEKNIRSNYPDMHQYMGKYNQRGVEDAILNLKTGKLDAFIYDAAVLNYMARKDEGCKVMTIGSGKVFATTGYGIALHKNSRWKRPLDLALLQLVGDDEIEMLERLWLSGICHNDKIEVMSSKLDIDNMAGVFYMLLVAMGLSLLVFAWEHLVYWKLRHCMATSSGKLDFLLAISRGMYSCCSFEDETAPGGAKSLPTHHHTAMVTVPSQPHVVSTSMTNPVIAMAQQQQQPQQQQPQPVYKTPLPGSPPTVVHSGTALGPSNTPIAGAPLPCSTFLPRPDRRLAVVDRWRLPKSATATNPMAVRGAITDMGPFGQKVPPNWASTAGGGGGLDGYKRYYGPIDPEGLGPCMEQQAGSQTPKTMPRGHPQPPPASVAFYSEKGMDHGVGKRVVGGGSGGQGKGAVKPLGTPRLPPKSQAPLPPTPPLPHPSPPLPSSFWRKRRPKKPKEPGGPLYENILPLGRRGGARDGVREGGGRRARPLSPPLSLPVPVPLSPSYTPPSPSASLHYTSSSSSSTTSSTSTSSSASSSRSTSPTYSYSSSRSTRDRTGGIDGEDDDDDEELTEESSLLLGRGRERERSIIRPRSLSHGRLPPPIPPRKPRTSWGDRERERERERGGSQLSQLQEWWASWSERERSGVGGDAERQKREKKRRKEKEKEKKKKKKNKKRKKREERERERERERKRRKVKKKKKKALKTKKRKKSTGGKRSEPEEGDVEPEREGEAEGEREEGMQDYSSFSTQYRSTFGEKGRDSWEGERERVRREGGEEGNDREEEDSSRSRERRPKSSRPHSRHRTPSKRYPNLNKLPASVKFWVNGRGDDSNTPPTSLHPLLPSYKRRRSGGMDRDDSGRVGERRPLLMHYEKEKAQTREGLSFHEWDSEDDEDDDDEDEDERERVRERVEERGRRAGRGAVSESERDRARPEDSYSDEGSSGEFGRFERYWEGGAGGSSTGIGGIGGGGWFFGTYPSREKGGSINSRDDSLLGTRAEGWIGTDFWGSGPGVGWGSGGGSGGLGSHWPPPPAAFPPPRRYWSMDKIPVKGEKKWKGEGGKSKGRARDRGEETGRATMCSCSLYPQPHPYPHPHSRSHASHSKRGTTALSHSQEELLPHCHSFSGGSRPKSLPPKPDPSQAKSGSQSNLSLSTQPTDHPPLPSPSPPQQPSMSPTSLPMPIPPPPSSSSVSPPAGVGMASQGQAQASASAKLQYQRLRSVPQPRRFYSPHLPLKAKSLCSRRGSAHFSSLESEV; from the exons ATGGCCATTGGCTCGCTGACTATTAATgaggagaggtcagaggtcgtgGATTTCTCTGTCCCTTTTGTGGAGACGGGGATTAGTGTCATGGTCTCCCGTAGCAACGGAACTGTATCACCGTCCGCTTTCTTAG AGCCCTACAGCCCAGCGGTGTGGGTGATGATGTTCGTCATGTGCCTGACCGTGGTGGCTGTGACTGTCTTCATTTTTGAGTTCTTCAGTCCCGTGGGCTACAACCGCAGTCTGCAAACTGGCAAAA AGGCTGGAGGTTCTACTTTCACTATAGGAAAGTCTGTATGGCTTTTGTGGGCCATTGTCTTCAACAACTCTGTGCCAGTGGAGAACCCCAGAGGAACCACCAGCAAGATCATGGTGCTGATCTGGGCCTTCTTTGCCGTCATCTTCCTGGCCTCATATACAGCTAACCTGGCTGCCTTCATGATCCAGGAGGAGTACATTGACACAGTGTCAGGCCTCTCGGACAAGAAG TTTCAGCATCCCGAGGAGCAGTACCCACCTCTGAAGTTTGGCACGGTGCCCAACGggagcacagaaaaaaacatccgCTCCAACTACCCAGACATGCACCAGTACATGGGCAAATACAACCAGAGAGGAGTGGAGGACGCCATATTGAACCTCAAGACCGG GAAACTGGATGCTTTTATTTATGATGCTGCAGTATTGAACTATATGGCCAGGAAGGACGAAGGTTGTAAG GTGATGACCATAGGCTCGGGGAAGGTTTTTGCCACCACAGGCTACGGTATCGCCCTGCACAAAAACTCACGCTGGAAACGTCCTCTTGACCTGGCCCTGCTGCAGCTGGTGGGAGATG ATGAGATTGAGATGCTGGAGCGCCTCTGGCTATCAGGTATCTGCCATAATGACAAAATTGAGGTGATGAGCAGTAAACTAGATATTGACAACATGGCCGGGGTCTTCTACATGCTGCTGGTGGCTATGGGCCTCAGTCTGCTGGTGTTTGCTTGGGAACACTTGGTCTACTGGAAGCTGCGCCACTGCATGGCCACCAGCTCTGGAAAATTGGACTTTCTCCTGGCAATCAGTAGG GGCATGTATAGCTGCTGTAGCTTTGAGGATGAAACAGCACCAGGTGGAGCTAAATCTTTGCCTACTCATCACCACACTGCGATGGTTACAGTCCCTTCCCAGCCACATGTTGTCTCAACGTCTATGACAAACCCAGTCATTGCCATGgcgcaacagcagcaacaaccgCAACAACAGCAACCACAGCCCGTCTACAAAACACCTCTACCGGGTTCTCCTCCCACTGTGGTGCATTCCGGCACAGCACTGGGTCCGTCTAACACCCCCATTGCTGGTGCACCCCTCCCTTGCTCCACCTTCCTGCCCCGGCCAGACCGCAGACTGGCTGTGGTGGATCGCTGGAGGCTGCCCAAATCTGCTACAGCCACCAACCCTATGGCTGTAAGGGGGGCCATCACTGACATGGGACCCTTTGGTCAGAAAGTCCCACCAAACTGGGCTTCAACTGCTGGAGGGGGTGGGGGACTTGATGGCTATAAGAGATACTATGGTCCCATTGACCCTGAGGGACTGGGGCCCTGCATGGAGCAGCAGGCAGGGTCCCAGACCCCCAAGACTATGCCCAGGGGCCACCCCCAGCCCCCTCCAGCCAGTGTGGCCTTCTACTCAGAGAAGGGCATGGACCACGGGGTGGGGAAGAGGGTGGTGGGAGGTGGCAGCGGAGGTCAGGGGAAAGGGGCCGTTAAACCTCTGGGAACTCCCAGACTGCCTCCTAAGAGTCAGGCCCCTCTGCCTCCTACACCCCCGCTGCCAcacccctctccccctctcccctcaTCCTTCTGGAGGAAACGCAGGCCCAAGAAGCCCAAAGAGCCCGGAGGGCCGCTGTACGAGAACATTCTGCCCCTGGGGCGGAGGGGAGGAGCACGTGAtggagtgagggagggaggagggaggagggcaCGCCCCCTCTCTCCCCCACTCTCACTTCCTGTGCCAGTACCCCTCAGCCCCTCCTATACCCCCCCTTCTCCCTCCGCATCCTTGCACTATACTTCCTCGTCCTCTTCGTCGACCACCTCATCCACATCCACGTCGTCATCTGCCTCATCTTCTCGCTCCACCTCTCCAACTTACTCTTACAGCTCTTCCAGGAGCACACGAGACAGGACTGGAGGAATAGAtggtgaggatgatgatgatgatgaggagctgACAGAAGAGTCAAGCCTCCTCCttgggagggggagggagagggaacGCTCAATCATCAGGCCTCGTTCCCTCAGCCACGGGCGCCTGCCGCCACCCATACCCCCCAGGAAACCACGCACATCCTGGGGTGACAGAGAAAGGGAacgggagagggagagaggggggagccAACTGTCTCAACTTCAAGAGTGGTGGGCAAGctggagtgagagagaaaggagtGGAGTGGGTGGAGATGCTGAGAggcaaaaaagggaaaagaagaggaggaaagagaaggaaaaagagaagaagaaaaagaaaaagaataaaaagaggaaaaagagggaagaaagggaaagagagcgagagagagaaaggaagaggcGAAAggtgaaaaagaagaagaagaaggcactgaagacaaagaaaaggaagaaatcGACTGGGGGAAAACGTTCTGAGCCAGAGGAGGGAGATGTAGAGCCAGAAAGGgaaggagaggcagagggagagagagaagaaggaatGCAAGACTACTCTTCCTTTTCTACTCAGTATCGGAGCACATTTGGAGAGAAGGGACGGGATTCgtgggaaggagagagggagagagtcaggagagagggaggagaggagggcaaTGACAGGGAAGAGGAGGATAGCAGCAGAAGCAGGGAAAGGCGTCCCAAATCTTCACGCCCGCATTCCAGACATCGTACCCCCAGTAAGCGCTACCCTAACCTCAACAAACTCCCTGCATCAGTCAAATTTTGGGTGAATGGAAGAGGAGATGACTCTAATACTCCTCCAACATCCCTCCACCCACTCCTTCCTTCCTATAAGCGGCGAAGAAGTGGAGGGATGGACAGGGATGACAGTGGTAGAGTCGGAGAGCGGCGTCCTTTGTTAATGCAttatgaaaaagagaaagcacAGACAAGAGAAGGGCTGTCCTTCCATGAGTGGGACtctgaggatgatgaggatgatgatgatgaggatgaggacgagagggaaagagtgagggagagggtggaggagaggggaaggagggcAGGTAGGGGGGCAGTGTCTGAATCAGAGAGGGACAGGGCAAGGCCAGAGGACAGTTACTCAGATGAGGGCTCGTCAGGAGAGTTTGGCCGCTTTGAAAGGTACTGGGAAGGAGGTGCAGGGGGAAGCAGTACTGGAATAGGGGGCATAGGCGGAGGAGGGTGGTTCTTTGGTACTTACCCCTCCAGAGAGAAAGGGGGCAGTATCAACAGTCGAGATGATTCCTTACTAGGAACAAGGGCAGAGGGCTGGATTGGTACTGATTTCTGGGGTTCAGGGCCAGGTGTAGGTTGGGGATCAGGAGGAGGGAGCGGGGGGCTGGGCTCACATTGGCCGCCACCTCCGGCAGCCTTCCCTCCACCTAGAAGATACTGGTCTATGGACAAGATCCCtgtgaaaggagagaaaaagtggAAGGGTGAAGGAGGGAAGAGCAAGGGGAGAGCTAGGGACAGAGGGGAGGAGACAGGACGGGCCACCATGTGTTCCTGTAGCCTTTACCCCCAACCTCATCCTTACCCACATCCCCACAGCCGCTCGCATGCCTCCCACTCCAAGAGAGGAACAACTGCGCTTTCGCATAGCCAGGAAGAGCTTCTCCCCCACTGCCACAGCTTCAGTGGGGGCTCTCGTCCCAAGTCTCTGCCTCCCAAACCAGATCCCAGTCAGGCCAAATCAGGCAGCCAATCTAACCTCAGCCTCAGCACACAGCCCACAGACCATCCACCTCTGCCCTCACCGTCGCCACCCCAGCAGCCGTCCATGTCTCCCACTTCCCTCCCAATGCCCATCCCACCTCCGCCGTCCTCATCCTCCGTCTCACCACCAGCAGGGGTAGGGATGGCCAGCCAGGGTCAGGCTCAGGCTTCGGCCAGTGCCAAACTCCAGTATCAGAGACTGCGCTCTGTGCCACAGCCACGGAGGTTCTATTCCCCTCACCTGCCACTCAAAGCCAAGAGTCTGTGCTCACGCCGAGGGTCGGCCCACTTCTCCAGCCTGGAGAGTGAGGTATGa